In Aspergillus flavus chromosome 3, complete sequence, one genomic interval encodes:
- the aflL gene encoding aflL/ verB/ desaturase/ P450 monooxygenase, with protein MSECLPFAVRGMTSILYFNPSRLELALSWPQTTTAMYFLSLPALAIIVPVGYVLLHLGYNLFFHPLRGYPGPLLWRASSLPWKIALLRGTMHHDLMRYHQKYGDTVRIKPDEISYANAQAWRDIHAHVPGRPEFLKDPVRLPLAPNGVMSILVSDTKNHARFRSLFGHAFSDKGLRTQESTIVQYADLLVEVLREVADTGRSAEMVYYFNMAIFDSIGALSFGESFDSLKSRQLHPWVDAIHKNLKSVAISHVLRSMGIEFLTPYVLPKELRGKRQENYSYAVEKLNKRMKMEGDQGDFWDKVLVKSADDNQRGDGMSAGEMLNNAAVMVVAGSETTASALSGAMYLLCLSGKIEKSTAEIRKNFASPEDIDLISVSHLPYLTAVIDETLRMYPAVPGQPPRVVPAGGATVCGRFVPEETRVGVSHLGTYFADYNFTHADKFIPERHLQKTEEPFKYDNYGAYQPWSVGLRNCIGRNLAYAEVRLTLAKLLWHFDFTLDVDKTGNFLDQKIWSIWAKRELYMFIKTRGTSSSTPQ; from the exons ATGTCCGAGTGCCTGCCTTTCGCTGTCCGAGGAATGACTTCAATACTGTACTTTAACCCTTCACGCCTCGAACTAGCACTGAGCTGGCCCCAAACCACAACAGCCATGTATTTTCTCTCGCTACCAGCCCTAGCTATTATCGTACCGGTGGGCTACGTGCTCCTCCATCTGGGTTACAATCTGTTCTTCCATCCACTCCGTGGATATCCTGGTCCACTGCTATGGCGAGCCAGCTCTCTACCCTGGAAGATCGCATTACTCCGCGGTACGATGCACCATGACCTAATGCGTTATCATCAGAAGTACGGAGATACTGTCCGGATTAAACCCGATGAGATTAGCTACGCAAACGCTCAAGCCTGGCGCGACATCCACGCTCATGTGCCAGGACGACCGGAGTTCCTCAAGGACCCCGTACGCCTCCCATTAGCGCCCAACGGAGTCATGAGTATCCTCGTCTCCGATACGAAGAACCACGCACGGTTCCGGAGTCTGTTCGGCCATGCCTTCAGCGACAAGGGTCTTCGCACCCAGGAGTCCACCATTGTGCAATACGCCGACTTGCTGGTTGAGGTCCTGCGTGAGGTGGCCGACACGGGCCGTTCTGCGGAGATGGTGTACTACTTCAATATGGCCATCTTTGACTCCATCGGAGCTCTGTCCTTCGGCGAATCCTTCGACAGTCTGAAGAGTCGGCAGCTGCACCCATGGGTAGACGCTATTCACAAGAATCTCAAGAGCGTGGCCATCTCACACGTTCTGCGCAGTATGGGCATCGAGTTCCTCACCCCCTATGTGCTGCCCAAGGAGCTCCGGGGTAAACGCCAGGAAAACTACAGCTACGCcgtggagaagctcaacaAGCGGATGAAAATGGAAGGTGACCAGGGCGACTTTTGGGACAAGGTTCTAGTGAAGAGTGCCGACGATAATCAGCGTGGGGATGGAATGAGCGCTGGCGAGATGCTCAATAACGCTGCCGTCATGGTCGTCGCAGGGTCTGAGACCACAGCCTCGGCACTCAGCGGCGCGATGTATCTGCTGTGTCTGTCTGGCAAGATCGAGAAATCCACTGCGGAGATTAGGAAGAATTTTGCATCCCCGGAGGACATTGACTTGATCTCCGTCTCGCATCTGCCGTACCTTACTGCCGTCATCGACGAGACGCTGCGCATGTATCCAGCCGTGCCTGGTCAACCTCCACGCGTGGTCCCTGCTGGCGGAGCAACAGTTTGTGGCCGATTCGTACCCGAAGAG ACTAGGGTGGGTGTCAGTCATCTCGGTACCTACTTTGCCGACTACAACTTTACTCACGCCGACAAGTTCATCCCCGAGCGACATCTGCAGAAGACGGAGGAGCCGTTCAAGTACGACAACTATGGCGCCTACCAGCCCTGGTCTGTTGGGCTGCGGAACTGTATTGGGCGCAATCTGGCCTACGCGGAAGTTCGTCTGACGCTGGCCAAGCTCCTGTGGCATTTTGATTTCACTCTTGATGTGGACAAGACTGGCAACTTCCTCGATCAGAAGATCTGGTCTATCTGGGCCAAACGAGAGCTTTACATGTTTATTAAGACGAGGGGTACCTCTTCCAGCACTCCACAGTAA
- the aflLa gene encoding aflLa (domain of unknown function-domain containing protein) yields MMIPALQATAVVMGSFMSGAMMSVYGLAMPAFLQTVTQSGQLVGYQRRLYLIGTTKGRVLGLTTTLLYASVSVHQYLARKPWLVSAAAGLTTISLVPFTEIVMASINNALACLETETNKGVVISREETEQLVRKWDRFNAVRALFPLAGAFLGSLGILQLVYL; encoded by the exons ATGATGATTCCTGCACTTCAAGCTACCGCCGTGGTCATGGGCTCATTCATGTCCG GAGCCATGATGAGCGTCTATGGGCTCGCAATGCCTGCATTCTTGCAAACCGTTACGCAGTCAGGTCAACTCGTCGGCTACCAAAGGCGCCTCTATCTCATCGGAACTACCAAAGGCCGAGTGTTAGGCCTCACTACAACACTTCTCTACGCTTCCGTGTCTGTTCACCAATACTTGGCTCGTAAACCCTGGCTTGTATCTGCCGCCGCTGGCCTTACTACCATCAGCCTGGTTCCTTTTACAGAGATAGTGATGGCTTCAATTAACAATGCGCTGGCTTGCCTAGAGACTGAAACCAACAAGGGGGTGGTCATTTCCAGGGAGGAGACCGAGCAGCTGGTGCGAAAATGGGACCGATTCAATGCAGTGCGAGCACTCTTTCCGTTGGCTGGGGCATTTTTGGGCTCGCTGGGAATTCTACAGCTAGTCTACTTATAA